The proteins below come from a single Fibrobacter sp. genomic window:
- a CDS encoding CotH kinase family protein: protein RVDIAENDTTFLVEKEDIKKYDPPYVITDNEYIYHIKSPKNPNEKTQQLLLDYLNDFEHAARRFDHMSPEDVQNWLSMEDFLPFYWIQEFSKNEDGNYARSVFFTWEKGGPVRFGPLWDFDLAFGNASREKNKPADGWYIRNYRLYSHIFWSDWIKGEAKAYWLEHREKFRALIDSVPLYRKQIEKAVENEYRRWPIISNTENWALKDPYESYDEGVQTMVQWMRERFDWIDKNL from the coding sequence CGGGTGGACATTGCCGAAAACGACACCACCTTTCTGGTTGAAAAAGAGGACATCAAGAAATACGACCCGCCCTACGTGATTACGGACAACGAATACATTTACCATATCAAGTCCCCCAAGAACCCGAACGAAAAAACGCAACAGTTGTTGCTGGATTACTTGAACGACTTTGAACATGCGGCCCGGCGTTTTGATCACATGAGTCCAGAAGATGTTCAGAATTGGCTGTCCATGGAAGATTTTCTGCCTTTTTACTGGATTCAGGAATTTTCCAAGAACGAAGACGGTAACTACGCCCGCAGCGTGTTTTTCACTTGGGAAAAGGGCGGTCCTGTCCGTTTTGGCCCCTTGTGGGATTTCGATCTTGCTTTCGGCAACGCCTCCCGGGAAAAGAACAAGCCTGCAGATGGCTGGTACATCCGGAATTACCGCTTGTACAGCCACATTTTTTGGAGCGACTGGATAAAGGGCGAAGCCAAGGCTTACTGGCTGGAACATCGTGAAAAATTCCGCGCCCTTATAGACAGCGTTCCTTTGTACCGAAAGCAAATTGAAAAGGCCGTAGAGAACGAATACCGCCGCTGGCCCATTATTTCCAATACAGAAAACTGGGCGCTGAAGGACCCTTACGAATCTTACGACGAGGGCGTGCAGACGATGGTCCAGTGGATGCGGGAACGTTTCGACTGGATTGACAAGAACCTATAG